From a single Asticcacaulis sp. MM231 genomic region:
- the msrA gene encoding peptide-methionine (S)-S-oxide reductase MsrA, with the protein MFGLKTQMIAPANALAGRSEAIPTEDTHFVLHTPLKGPYPAGMETVVLAMGCFWGVERKLWQQDGVYVTAAGYIGGYTPNPTYKEVCTGQTGHTEGVLVVYDPQKITFQQLLKVFWESHDPTQGFRQGNDIGTQYRSAIFASTDAQYDAAVASKADFQKALTALGKGAITTEIEPPSSSEAAGQINTNAPFYFAEGYHQGYLAKNPEGYCGLKGTGAVCAI; encoded by the coding sequence ATGTTCGGCCTCAAAACCCAGATGATCGCTCCCGCCAACGCCCTGGCCGGTCGCAGCGAAGCCATACCCACCGAAGACACCCATTTTGTGCTGCATACACCGCTCAAAGGCCCTTATCCGGCCGGCATGGAGACCGTTGTGCTGGCCATGGGCTGTTTCTGGGGCGTCGAGCGCAAGCTGTGGCAGCAGGACGGCGTCTATGTCACCGCCGCCGGCTATATTGGCGGCTATACGCCGAATCCGACCTACAAGGAGGTCTGCACCGGCCAGACCGGTCATACCGAAGGCGTGCTTGTGGTCTATGATCCGCAAAAGATCACCTTCCAGCAACTGCTGAAAGTGTTCTGGGAAAGCCATGATCCGACGCAAGGGTTCCGTCAGGGCAATGATATCGGCACGCAGTATCGCTCGGCCATCTTCGCCTCGACCGATGCGCAATATGATGCCGCTGTGGCCAGCAAGGCTGATTTCCAGAAGGCCCTGACCGCACTCGGCAAGGGCGCGATCACCACCGAGATCGAGCCGCCCTCAAGCAGCGAAGCGGCAGGGCAAATCAATACCAATGCACCCTTCTATTTCGCGGAAGGCTACCATCAGGGCTACCTCGCCAAAAACCCCGAAGGCTATTGCGGCCTCAAGGGCACAGGCGCGGTCTGCGCCATCTGA
- a CDS encoding DUF3667 domain-containing protein gives MISIESLFHLDGRLWRTLPPLFFRPGTLAKDYMSGKLARHVPPFRTFLVALLLFIFVSEGLTHHLAKEFEHKTEEAAHALHDPAAVKAHGDELLKSAQADYAKETAALQKEHAEDLKDAASSEEKALVEASYAKAFAAEKAEYDAVAADPIAAATHDLELTSKGMAVLDYEEVSVRAFAHDEKGAGSLKAKINKALKNPEALMLTMFGWGHRLAVLLLPLMTLALGLLYVYRKRFYLFDHFLVACNLMSFIFLTNALVLALPDNLKIWGFRLLMVWTPVNIFMTLRGAYGSGILGALIKTLLLWLTTTISFALLVVGIFLVSVNGF, from the coding sequence TTGATTTCGATCGAAAGCCTGTTCCATCTCGATGGCCGGCTGTGGCGCACCCTGCCGCCGCTGTTTTTCCGGCCGGGCACGCTGGCGAAGGACTACATGTCGGGCAAGCTGGCGCGCCATGTCCCGCCCTTCCGCACCTTTTTGGTCGCCCTGCTTTTGTTCATCTTTGTTTCCGAAGGCCTTACGCATCACCTCGCCAAGGAGTTCGAGCACAAGACCGAGGAGGCTGCCCATGCCTTGCATGATCCGGCGGCGGTAAAAGCGCATGGCGATGAGCTGCTGAAATCGGCGCAGGCTGACTATGCCAAAGAGACGGCGGCTCTGCAAAAAGAACACGCTGAAGATCTGAAAGATGCAGCTTCCTCCGAAGAAAAAGCGCTGGTCGAGGCCAGCTATGCCAAGGCTTTCGCGGCTGAGAAGGCCGAATACGATGCGGTGGCGGCCGATCCGATCGCGGCAGCGACCCACGATCTGGAACTGACGTCCAAAGGTATGGCGGTTCTGGATTATGAAGAGGTTTCGGTTCGCGCTTTTGCCCATGATGAAAAAGGCGCCGGCAGCCTCAAGGCGAAGATCAACAAGGCGCTGAAAAATCCCGAAGCCCTGATGCTGACCATGTTCGGCTGGGGGCACCGGCTGGCGGTGCTGCTTTTGCCGCTGATGACGCTCGCGCTGGGCCTGCTCTATGTCTATCGCAAGCGCTTCTACCTGTTCGACCACTTCCTGGTGGCGTGTAACCTGATGTCGTTCATTTTCCTGACCAATGCGCTCGTTCTGGCCCTGCCGGACAACCTGAAGATCTGGGGATTTCGTTTGTTGATGGTATGGACGCCTGTCAATATCTTCATGACCCTGCGCGGTGCCTATGGTTCGGGCATTCTGGGTGCGCTCATCAAGACGCTGCTGTTGTGGCTTACAACGACGATCAGTTTCGCCCTTCTGGTGGTGGGCATCTTCCTGGTGTCGGTCAACGGGTTCTGA
- a CDS encoding glycerophosphodiester phosphodiesterase: protein MTYLNRRRLLGAGLATMASATLAYAATPKPPLIVGHRGAPGYLPEHTRPGYELAIKMGADFIEPDVVSTSDGHLIVRHEPLLSVTTDVVKHPEFADRKRTRTLDGIETTDFFTCDFTLAEIKTLRARQAFDDRDHSHDGLYPVLTLQEVIDLAQAKSRETGRIIGVYPEIKHSTFHQQLGLAIEDKFLDTLKKADLTRASSPVIVQSFETANLKYLRKKTDVRLMQLIDGSDTNPDTGAMILTAPSDKPYDWVVAGRAGNNLDQLTVSGLTEIAGYANIVAPWKRHLISFAKGKPVLREDIVHNAHKLGLQVHTWTMRNDRLDPVYTGNVDAEYHQLFRMGVDGVFTDFPDAGVKARASFKG from the coding sequence ATGACCTATCTCAATCGCCGCCGGCTGCTCGGCGCAGGACTTGCCACCATGGCCTCCGCCACCCTCGCCTATGCCGCAACGCCAAAACCGCCGCTGATCGTGGGGCACCGCGGTGCACCTGGCTATCTGCCCGAACATACCCGGCCCGGCTATGAACTGGCCATCAAGATGGGCGCCGATTTCATCGAACCCGATGTGGTCTCGACCTCCGACGGCCACCTGATCGTGCGCCACGAGCCCCTGCTCTCCGTCACCACCGACGTGGTGAAGCACCCCGAATTCGCCGACCGCAAGCGCACCCGCACGCTGGACGGCATCGAGACCACCGACTTCTTCACCTGCGACTTTACGCTGGCCGAGATCAAAACCCTGCGCGCGCGTCAGGCGTTCGATGACCGCGACCACAGCCATGACGGCCTCTATCCGGTGCTGACCCTGCAAGAGGTGATCGATCTGGCGCAGGCGAAATCGCGCGAGACCGGCCGTATCATCGGCGTCTATCCTGAGATCAAGCACTCGACCTTTCACCAGCAGCTCGGCCTCGCCATCGAGGACAAGTTCCTCGACACTCTGAAAAAGGCCGACCTGACGCGCGCCAGCTCGCCGGTCATCGTCCAGTCGTTCGAGACGGCCAATCTGAAATACCTGCGCAAGAAAACCGATGTGCGCCTGATGCAACTGATCGACGGTTCGGACACCAACCCCGACACCGGCGCCATGATCCTGACCGCGCCCTCCGACAAGCCCTATGACTGGGTGGTGGCCGGCCGCGCCGGTAACAATCTTGACCAGCTTACAGTGTCAGGCCTGACCGAGATCGCCGGCTATGCCAACATCGTGGCGCCATGGAAGCGCCACCTGATCAGCTTCGCCAAGGGAAAGCCCGTGCTGCGGGAAGATATCGTGCACAATGCCCACAAACTCGGCCTGCAGGTTCACACCTGGACGATGCGCAATGACCGCCTGGATCCGGTCTATACCGGCAATGTCGATGCCGAATACCACCAGCTTTTCCGCATGGGTGTCGATGGGGTTTTCACCGATTTTCCGGATGCCGGCGTCAAAGCGCGGGCGAGTTTTAAGGGGTAA
- a CDS encoding TonB-dependent receptor domain-containing protein — protein MMKTTLLTSAAALAFMSLAGMAQAQDAAVNATTAPAAAEEITEVVVYGAGQSRQTQSLKADDITKVAPGTSPLKVLDKLPGVSFQSADPFGAYEWSARISVRGFNQNQMGFTLDGVTLGDMSYGNYNGLHISRAIINEDIARVDLSQGAGSLDSATSSNMGGTLKFVSRDPSKTLGGELAATVGSDSMHRLYGRFETGSIAALGGLRAYVSAVDMKTDKWKGSSEQKAQQIDAKAVLPIGEGTLSAFVNHSERREQDYQDMSFEMIDRLGYDWDNFQPDWKLANDVSMAYWAGKLTGTTAVYPGKITSVDDAYYYGGGVRDDTLSGIKLDMPVSDMIKFDAQIYHHTNEGQGLWVTPYTPSPGSLILAAAGSPSYSATSTDTANVSVRTTEYDIDRTGVIGDVNFDLGAHQVSAGFWLEDNDFQQARRYYGESLSAPHRNSLGFQSNPFFTQWSYTFKTKTTQYYVQDIWTVNDVLKVNFGFKSLSVENSVKNTHDVTAKYGLIPAASLLAGKPVYLLEAAGALNSKLKSEDSFLPQIGAVYKLNSHYELFGSYAENMNAYVSAASSGPFSSLSQTNVDYVKNNLKPETSNTLEGGLRFRFPQFQGVAALYSVKFDNRILAVAQGSAIQGNAPVLSNVGGVETKGVELAGTYRFTPEWKLYAAYSYNNSKYENNVVSLDGTIQALTKGKTVVNSPKNLLKTELAYDNGELFGTLGVSYTDKRYYTYTNVGGEVPSSTLSDLTVGYRFETIGTSIQLNVTNLTDEKYISTIGSAGFVNSDADNNEQTILTGAPRQWFVSVKKAF, from the coding sequence ATGATGAAAACCACACTTCTTACGAGCGCCGCCGCGCTTGCCTTTATGAGCCTCGCCGGTATGGCGCAGGCGCAGGACGCCGCCGTCAACGCCACCACCGCGCCGGCCGCTGCCGAAGAGATTACCGAAGTCGTTGTTTATGGCGCCGGCCAGAGCCGCCAGACCCAGTCGCTCAAGGCCGACGACATCACCAAGGTGGCGCCCGGCACCAGCCCGCTGAAGGTCCTCGACAAGCTGCCGGGCGTTTCGTTCCAGTCGGCCGATCCGTTCGGCGCCTATGAGTGGTCGGCTCGCATTTCAGTGCGCGGCTTCAACCAGAACCAGATGGGTTTCACGCTCGATGGCGTCACACTCGGCGACATGTCTTACGGCAACTATAACGGCCTGCACATCTCGCGCGCCATCATCAACGAAGACATCGCCCGCGTTGACCTGAGCCAGGGCGCCGGTTCGCTCGATTCCGCCACCTCCTCCAACATGGGCGGCACGCTGAAGTTCGTCTCGCGCGATCCGTCAAAGACCCTAGGCGGCGAACTGGCCGCCACCGTCGGTTCGGATTCGATGCACCGTCTCTATGGCCGCTTCGAGACCGGTTCGATCGCCGCGCTCGGTGGTCTGCGCGCCTATGTGTCGGCCGTCGATATGAAGACCGACAAGTGGAAGGGCAGCTCGGAACAAAAGGCTCAGCAGATCGACGCCAAGGCCGTGCTGCCGATCGGCGAAGGCACGCTGTCGGCTTTCGTGAACCACTCAGAGCGTCGCGAGCAGGACTATCAGGACATGTCGTTCGAAATGATCGACCGTCTGGGCTACGACTGGGATAACTTCCAGCCCGACTGGAAGCTGGCGAACGACGTTTCGATGGCGTACTGGGCCGGCAAACTGACCGGCACCACCGCCGTCTATCCCGGCAAGATCACGTCCGTTGACGACGCCTACTATTATGGCGGCGGCGTCCGTGACGACACGCTTTCGGGCATCAAGCTCGATATGCCGGTATCGGACATGATCAAGTTCGACGCCCAGATCTACCATCACACCAACGAAGGTCAGGGTCTGTGGGTTACCCCCTACACCCCGTCGCCGGGCAGCCTGATCCTTGCCGCCGCGGGTTCGCCGTCGTACAGCGCCACCAGCACCGACACGGCCAATGTTTCGGTCCGTACAACTGAGTATGATATCGACCGCACGGGCGTAATCGGTGACGTCAACTTCGATCTCGGCGCCCACCAGGTTTCGGCCGGCTTCTGGCTGGAAGACAATGACTTCCAACAGGCGCGCCGTTATTATGGGGAATCCCTAAGCGCGCCGCATCGCAACTCGCTGGGCTTCCAGAGTAATCCGTTCTTTACGCAATGGTCCTACACTTTCAAGACCAAGACCACGCAATACTATGTGCAGGATATCTGGACAGTAAACGACGTCCTGAAGGTCAATTTCGGCTTCAAGTCGCTGTCGGTCGAAAATTCGGTGAAGAACACGCATGACGTGACGGCGAAATACGGCCTTATACCTGCCGCCAGCCTGCTGGCAGGTAAGCCGGTCTACCTCTTGGAGGCGGCCGGCGCGCTGAACTCGAAGCTGAAGTCGGAAGACAGCTTCCTGCCGCAGATCGGCGCGGTCTATAAGCTGAACTCGCACTACGAACTGTTCGGTTCCTACGCCGAAAACATGAACGCCTATGTTTCTGCCGCCTCTTCGGGCCCCTTCAGCTCGCTGTCGCAGACCAATGTCGATTACGTGAAGAACAACCTGAAGCCGGAAACCTCGAACACCCTTGAAGGCGGCCTGCGTTTCCGCTTCCCGCAGTTCCAGGGCGTCGCGGCACTTTACAGCGTCAAGTTCGACAACCGTATCCTCGCTGTGGCGCAAGGCTCGGCCATCCAGGGCAACGCCCCTGTGCTCTCCAACGTCGGTGGCGTGGAGACCAAGGGCGTGGAACTGGCCGGCACCTACCGCTTCACACCGGAATGGAAGCTCTACGCCGCCTACAGCTACAACAACTCAAAGTATGAAAATAACGTTGTGTCCCTGGACGGCACCATCCAAGCGCTGACCAAGGGCAAGACGGTCGTCAACAGCCCGAAGAACCTGCTGAAGACCGAACTCGCCTATGATAACGGCGAACTCTTCGGCACACTTGGCGTCAGCTACACCGACAAGCGTTATTACACCTACACCAATGTCGGCGGCGAAGTGCCTTCGAGCACCCTCTCCGACCTGACCGTGGGCTATCGCTTCGAAACCATCGGCACCAGCATCCAGCTCAACGTCACCAACCTGACGGACGAAAAGTACATCTCGACTATCGGCTCCGCCGGCTTCGTCAATTCCGACGCCGACAACAACGAGCAAACCATCCTGACCGGCGCCCCGCGTCAGTGGTTCGTCTCGGTCAAAAAAGCGTTCTAA
- a CDS encoding acetylxylan esterase, which produces MTPVLRAVLALSMLALPLCAPAQVMAEPVTFTTAQDHRNMMDQLHIETLRPGANGDENAPDHANYDEARANPYPDWPDILTRDNGQPVTSPDQWWQQRRPEIVAAFEREVYGRVPAHVPAVTWRIKASEAETLEGMAIVATHLTGHADNSAAPDITSDIDAMLIMPAASKTPAPVLIMFDWSPIRFPAPLKPEPEPANVDPRMAPFQAAARAGMLERLQHLLGDGWGVLLINPGSFQADNGAGLTRGIIGLTNQGQPRKPEDWGALRAWAWGASRALDYLSTRPDVDKNHVGIEGVSRYGKAALVTMAFDQRFYMGLIGSSGEGGAKPHRRNFGEAVENLTGEGEYHWMAGNFLKYGGPKNAGDLPVDAHQLIALAAPRLIFISYGIPKEGDAKWLDQQGSYMATVAAGSAWKLLGAKDLGVGNDYRTAQMPPPLTELMDGQLAWRQHVGGHTDTPNMASFIQWADRHMGRETTSK; this is translated from the coding sequence ATGACACCAGTTTTGCGGGCCGTTCTGGCCCTGTCCATGTTAGCGCTACCGCTTTGCGCCCCGGCGCAGGTCATGGCCGAGCCGGTGACCTTTACCACCGCGCAGGACCACCGCAACATGATGGACCAGCTCCACATCGAGACCTTGCGGCCGGGCGCCAATGGCGATGAAAACGCCCCAGACCATGCCAATTACGATGAGGCCAGGGCCAATCCTTACCCCGACTGGCCCGATATCCTGACGCGCGACAACGGTCAGCCGGTCACTAGCCCCGATCAGTGGTGGCAGCAGCGCCGGCCGGAGATCGTCGCGGCCTTTGAGCGCGAGGTCTATGGCCGTGTACCCGCCCATGTGCCGGCCGTGACGTGGCGCATCAAGGCCAGTGAAGCCGAAACCCTGGAGGGCATGGCGATCGTGGCCACGCACCTGACCGGTCATGCCGATAACAGTGCGGCTCCCGATATCACTTCCGATATCGACGCCATGCTGATCATGCCCGCCGCCAGCAAGACGCCGGCGCCGGTACTGATCATGTTCGACTGGTCGCCGATCCGTTTCCCCGCGCCACTCAAGCCCGAACCGGAACCGGCCAATGTCGATCCGCGCATGGCGCCCTTTCAGGCCGCCGCGCGGGCCGGCATGCTGGAACGCCTGCAGCACCTGCTCGGCGATGGCTGGGGCGTCCTACTCATCAACCCGGGCAGCTTCCAGGCGGATAATGGTGCAGGCCTTACCCGGGGCATCATCGGCCTGACCAATCAGGGCCAGCCGCGCAAGCCCGAGGATTGGGGCGCCCTCAGAGCCTGGGCATGGGGCGCCAGCCGCGCCCTTGATTATCTCTCGACCCGCCCTGATGTGGATAAAAACCATGTCGGTATTGAGGGCGTGTCGCGTTACGGCAAGGCGGCGCTGGTCACCATGGCGTTCGATCAGCGCTTTTACATGGGTCTGATCGGATCATCCGGCGAAGGCGGGGCCAAACCGCACCGCCGTAATTTCGGCGAGGCGGTCGAGAACCTGACCGGCGAGGGGGAGTATCACTGGATGGCCGGCAACTTCCTGAAGTATGGCGGCCCGAAAAACGCCGGCGACCTGCCGGTGGATGCGCATCAACTGATCGCCCTTGCCGCGCCGCGCCTGATCTTTATCTCCTATGGTATCCCCAAGGAAGGCGATGCCAAATGGCTCGATCAGCAGGGCAGCTATATGGCGACGGTGGCGGCCGGTTCGGCTTGGAAGCTGCTCGGCGCCAAGGACCTGGGTGTCGGCAATGACTATCGCACGGCACAGATGCCACCACCCCTGACCGAACTGATGGATGGCCAACTCGCCTGGCGGCAGCATGTCGGCGGACATACCGATACGCCGAA
- a CDS encoding glycine zipper 2TM domain-containing protein, translated as MTYLRKFAAPSLLALAAVTLMPVAAYAQYDSKAYDGYCYTRKSNAGTNGAVIGAVVGGLAGSQISKNERGLGTVGGAVLGGVIGNQVGKSSVKCYNGSYYAYRQGRYYSPPPAPEGYDVIYFRDRPQTGYYDNVYYDPPQYSSNSTAPYTDNSDYQSKPYNSTPYASPQPYHHYSDNSTSSGTGYSSSTYSSSSTYSDGTPYNDGYGAERPRSADEGWRDEQGQWHNGRPRAVGWQDDQGRWHVGQVVAYGWRDRDGAWHEELSGYSSTSYSSNSGY; from the coding sequence ATGACCTATCTGAGGAAATTCGCCGCCCCTTCGCTGCTGGCGCTTGCCGCCGTCACGCTCATGCCGGTCGCGGCCTACGCGCAGTATGACAGTAAGGCTTATGACGGTTATTGTTATACCCGCAAGAGCAATGCCGGCACCAATGGCGCGGTGATCGGCGCCGTGGTCGGTGGTCTGGCCGGTAGCCAGATTTCCAAGAATGAACGCGGCCTCGGCACGGTCGGCGGCGCGGTGCTCGGCGGCGTGATCGGCAATCAGGTCGGCAAGTCATCGGTGAAGTGCTATAATGGCAGCTATTACGCCTATCGTCAGGGCCGTTACTATTCGCCGCCCCCTGCGCCGGAGGGCTATGACGTCATCTATTTCCGCGATCGCCCGCAGACCGGATATTACGATAACGTCTATTATGATCCCCCCCAATACAGCAGCAATTCCACGGCGCCATATACGGACAATAGCGACTATCAGTCGAAGCCGTACAACAGCACGCCGTACGCAAGTCCGCAGCCCTATCATCATTACAGCGACAACAGCACGTCGTCGGGCACCGGCTATAGTTCCTCCACCTATTCGTCGTCCTCGACCTATAGCGATGGCACGCCCTACAATGATGGCTATGGCGCTGAGCGTCCTCGTAGCGCCGATGAAGGCTGGCGTGACGAGCAGGGCCAATGGCACAACGGCCGTCCGCGTGCGGTTGGCTGGCAGGACGATCAGGGCCGCTGGCACGTCGGCCAGGTCGTCGCCTATGGCTGGCGCGATCGTGACGGCGCGTGGCACGAGGAATTGTCAGGCTATTCGAGCACAAGCTACAGCTCGAACTCCGGCTACTGA
- a CDS encoding NAD(P)H-hydrate dehydratase gives MDNTPDLWLKALPALKSDGSKYDRGHCVVLGGPVASTGAARLSARAALRIGAGLVSVACDPSSLIVYATALQAVMTKPVKDEAAFAELMADRRITAVLLGPAAGITARTRAFVLTALRAGKTCVLDADALTVFQDQPTELFDAIRSPVLLTPHAGEFSRLFGKVTDRESDALRAAQQSGAVVLLKGADTVIAAPDGRILINRAAPPTLATAGSGDVLAGFTGGLMAQGMDVFNAACAAAWIHAEAARIFGPGLISEDLSEAVPQVLRHLGR, from the coding sequence ATGGACAATACCCCCGACCTTTGGCTCAAGGCCCTGCCCGCCCTGAAAAGCGACGGCAGCAAATATGATCGCGGCCATTGCGTCGTGCTGGGTGGACCGGTGGCCTCAACCGGCGCCGCCAGGCTTTCCGCACGGGCGGCCCTTCGCATCGGTGCCGGACTTGTGTCGGTGGCGTGCGATCCGTCGAGCCTGATCGTCTACGCCACGGCGCTACAAGCGGTGATGACCAAGCCAGTGAAGGACGAAGCCGCCTTTGCCGAACTCATGGCTGACCGGCGCATAACGGCCGTCCTTCTGGGACCTGCGGCAGGTATCACTGCCCGCACCAGGGCGTTTGTGCTGACGGCCTTGCGGGCCGGAAAAACCTGCGTGCTCGATGCCGACGCCCTCACCGTCTTTCAGGATCAGCCCACCGAACTTTTCGACGCGATCCGCTCGCCGGTTCTGCTCACGCCGCATGCGGGCGAATTCTCGCGCCTGTTCGGCAAGGTCACAGACCGCGAAAGCGATGCACTCAGAGCGGCGCAACAGAGCGGCGCTGTGGTGCTGCTGAAAGGCGCCGATACGGTCATCGCCGCGCCGGATGGCCGCATCCTTATCAACCGTGCCGCGCCGCCAACCCTGGCCACAGCCGGTTCGGGCGATGTGCTGGCGGGTTTCACCGGCGGCCTGATGGCGCAGGGCATGGACGTGTTCAATGCCGCGTGCGCGGCGGCCTGGATTCACGCCGAAGCGGCGCGGATTTTCGGTCCCGGCCTGATTTCGGAAGATCTCAGCGAGGCTGTACCACAAGTTTTGCGTCATCTCGGACGCTGA
- a CDS encoding IS630 family transposase translates to MDMDKRLLLSPEARVRLEGWVADRNTPQKLVWRARIVLMWADAASLASIVRTLGKTKKTAYRWRDRYLEQGVDGLGRDATRPGRKTPLSAEVIARVVEMTLRQKPPAATQWSARTLAKAVGLSHTSVQRIWSAHGLKPHLTKTFKLSNDKQFVEKVTDVVGLYLDPPDRALVFSVDEKSQIQALDRTQPGLPMKKGRAGTMTHDYKRHGTTTLFAALDVATGRVIGECMKRHRHQEWLKFLRLIDRSTPKGFDLHLIADNYATHKHPAVKAWLAKHPRFHMHFTPTSASWLNQVERFFGLITGDRIRCGVFKSVAELEGAIQDYLDHHNADPKPFVWTKSATDILEKVARGRQALESQH, encoded by the coding sequence ATGGACATGGACAAAAGGCTGTTGCTGTCGCCTGAGGCTCGGGTGCGGTTGGAAGGTTGGGTGGCGGACCGGAACACGCCGCAGAAGCTTGTTTGGCGTGCGCGGATCGTGCTGATGTGGGCGGACGCGGCGAGTTTGGCGTCGATTGTGCGGACGCTGGGCAAGACCAAGAAGACGGCCTACCGCTGGCGCGATCGTTATCTTGAGCAGGGTGTCGATGGGCTTGGGCGCGACGCGACCCGGCCTGGCCGTAAGACGCCGTTGAGCGCCGAAGTCATTGCGCGTGTGGTCGAGATGACGCTGCGACAGAAGCCACCGGCTGCCACGCAATGGAGCGCGCGCACGCTTGCCAAGGCGGTGGGTCTGAGCCACACCAGCGTACAGCGCATTTGGAGCGCGCATGGGCTCAAGCCCCATTTGACCAAGACGTTCAAACTGTCGAACGACAAGCAGTTCGTCGAGAAGGTGACGGACGTCGTCGGTCTCTATCTTGATCCGCCGGACCGGGCACTGGTGTTCTCGGTCGATGAGAAGTCACAGATCCAGGCGCTGGACCGCACCCAACCGGGCCTGCCAATGAAGAAGGGGCGGGCGGGAACGATGACCCACGACTATAAGCGGCATGGCACGACGACACTGTTCGCCGCCCTCGATGTCGCCACCGGCAGGGTGATCGGCGAATGCATGAAACGTCATCGGCACCAGGAATGGCTCAAATTCCTTCGACTCATCGACCGCAGCACGCCCAAGGGCTTCGACCTGCACCTGATCGCCGACAACTATGCCACCCATAAGCATCCGGCGGTCAAAGCATGGCTGGCCAAACATCCTCGCTTCCACATGCATTTCACCCCCACTTCGGCGTCCTGGCTCAATCAGGTCGAACGCTTTTTCGGCTTGATAACAGGCGATCGCATCCGCTGCGGCGTGTTCAAGAGTGTCGCCGAACTCGAAGGCGCAATTCAAGACTATCTCGATCATCACAACGCCGATCCAAAGCCCTTCGTTTGGACCAAATCCGCTACAGACATTCTTGAAAAGGTCGCCAGGGGGCGACAGGCGTTAGAGTCACAACACTAG